One window from the genome of Salvia miltiorrhiza cultivar Shanhuang (shh) chromosome 7, IMPLAD_Smil_shh, whole genome shotgun sequence encodes:
- the LOC130993294 gene encoding uncharacterized protein LOC130993294, with protein MASSLPWHPLLAAKPQKRLFHRPNPISIHHRASIRAFRRSDLDGFARRVTSGELWRDAWRSANDGFELFVYETRKTAERIDRRYDVSRRASAVAESAADRARELDREFEITQRWRTFSLDFRRNLPRYRKQLNDFLDTPLGRSFATLFFLWFALSGWLFRILIFATWVLPFAGPLLIGAVANNLVIKGECPACKKQFVGYKSQTVRCASCGNIVWQPQGDFFSRGGRGPSSSKSKSQPDIIDVEFEEK; from the exons ATGGCGTCGAGCCTGCCATGGCACCCTCTACTGGCTGCGAAGCCCCAAAAGCGTCTATTTCACCGACCTAATCCCATCTCCATCCACCACCGCGCGAGCATACGCGCCTTCAGGCGCAGCGACCTCGACGGATTCGCCAGGCGCGTCACGTCCGGCGAGCTGTGGCGCGACGCCTGGAGGAGTGCCAACGACGGATTCGAGTTGTTCGTCTATGAGACGCGGAAGACGGCGGAGCGGATAGACCGAAGATACGACGTCTCGAGGCGGGCATCCGCAGTGGCGGAGTCCGCCGCCGACCGAGCGCGTGAGCTTGATCGTGAATTTGAAATTACTCAGCGCTGGCGGACATTTTCGCTAGATTTTAGGAGAAACTTGCCAAGG TACAGGAAGCAGCTCAATGATTTTCTCGATACTCCATTGGGGCGGAGTTTCGCT ACACTTTTCTTTCTATGGTTTGCCTTGTCGGGATGGCTATTCCGAATTCTGATTTTTGCTACATGGGTGCTGCCATTTGCTGGTCCTCTCTTAATTGGGGCCGTGGCAAATAACCTAGTCATTAAG GGTGAATGCCCAGCTTGTAAGAAGCAATTTGTGGGATACAAGAGCCAAACTGTACGATGTGCTAGCTGTGGAAATATTGTTTGGCAACCACAAGGTGACTTCTTCTCAAGAGGCGGTAGAGGTCCTTCCTCGTCAAAGTCAAAGTCTCAACCAGACATCATCGATGTTGAATTCGAAGAGAAATGA
- the LOC130993296 gene encoding uncharacterized protein LOC130993296: protein MGDSPGESLAGASELSRLVEQAKELQEAAASLISRTSREEDALRQRVASLDSRINSLRSSKHDDTLEDELVRARYVLSEGDAAAYLPSKSHGRFLRMFLGPINVRANRKDVQLKVKEEYNNFRDRTSYLFLFLPSLLLVLRSWIWDGCLPALPVQLYQAWLLYLYTGLALRENILRVNGSDIRPWWIKHHYCAMAMALISLTWENERGPDCAQKQRGVELFLRWAIMQGVAMILQNRYQRQRLYTRIALGKARRMDVVWGETAGVEGQLLLLCPILFVLQGFEAYVGVLLLKTALAGFSTDWQVITCGIVFIIMAVGNFANTVQTLVTKSKVKAKIKKGKSRQELNHGSGNKSL, encoded by the exons ATGGGGGACTCGCCGGGAGAATCATTAGCTGGCGCCAGCGAACTTTCGAGGCTTGTGGAGCAAGCAAAGGAGTTgcaggaggcggcggcgtcgcTCATCTCCCGCACCTCCCGCGAAGAGGATGCGCTCCGCCAGCGCGTGGCGTCGCTTGATTCTCGCATCAACTCGCTGCGCAGCTCCAAACACGACGACACA TTGGAGGATGAGTTGGTGAGAGCCAGATACGTGTTGAGTGAAGGAGATGCGGCGGCGTATCTTCCGAGCAAATCTCACG GAAGATTTTTGAGGATGTTTTTGGGACCGATTAATGTGCGGGCAAATAGGAAGGATGTGCAGTTGAAAGTAAAAGAAGAATACAATAACTTCAGA GATAGAACGTCGTATCTGTTCCTGTTTTTGCCGTCTTTGCTGCTAGTGCTGAGGTCTTGGATTTGGGATGGATGCTTACCTGCATTGCCAGTTCAACTTTACCAG GCATGGTTGCTGTATCTCTACACAGGTTTGGCCTTGAGAGAAAACATCTTGCGAGTTAACGGAAGTGATATACGTCCATG GTGGATTAAACACCATTATTGTGCTATGGCTATGGCTCTTATTAGTCTTACTTGGGAGAATGAGAGAGGACCTGATTGTGCTCAGAAACAG AGAGGCGTTGAGCTGTTTCTACGATGGGCTATCATGCAAGGAGTTGCAATGATTCTTCAGAATAGATATCAGAGGCAAAGACTTTATACACGTATTGCACTTGGCAAG GCAAGAAGAATGGATGTTGTTTGGGGGGAAACTGCTGGAGTGGAGGGTCAGTTATTGCTGCTGTGTCCTATACTTTTTGTACTGCAG GGTTTCGAAGCCTATGTCGGTGTCTTGTTGCTTAAAACGGCACTTGCTGGATTCAGTACAGATTGGCAG GTTATTACGTGCGGGATTGTATTCATAATCATGGCTGTTGGGAATTTCGCTAACACGGTGCAGACTCTGGTGACCAAATCTAAGGTGAAGGCAAAAATAAAGAAAGGTAAAAGCAGGCAAGAATTAAACCACGGATCTGGCAATAAGAGCTTATGA